In Mangrovivirga cuniculi, the following proteins share a genomic window:
- a CDS encoding MFS transporter — protein sequence MNKSIIHGLKANWQQFLILVLINAFVGGMVGLERTIFPEFAESEFGVKSSTAFLSFILAFGITKAIANYFTGRLSNKLGRKKLLIIGWLFAIPVPLILIFANQWYLVVVANIFLGINQGLAWSSTVIMKIDLVGQKERGLAMGFNEAAGYLAVGVVAFLTGYIANHYAVTPYPFYLGIGIAVMGLLMSLFLAKDTSKFADQEKPEPTHTHQGNIFVETSFKNRTLSSVTQAGLVNNLNDGMVWGLLPALLFSMDYNSEQTGLITALYPAIWGIGQLFTGKMADVFSHKKMLFYGMGLQGLVIVLFGFIQEYYLFVTLSILLGIGTALVYPTFLTAIANNTKPVQRAESIGVFRLWRDMGYAIGALLSGVIADYMGMNYSILAIGVLTILSSLIIKFRMP from the coding sequence ATGAATAAATCCATAATACACGGCTTAAAGGCTAATTGGCAACAATTTTTAATCCTTGTCCTGATTAATGCCTTCGTTGGAGGGATGGTAGGTCTGGAACGTACTATCTTTCCTGAATTTGCAGAAAGTGAATTTGGTGTAAAATCCAGTACTGCATTTCTATCTTTTATATTAGCCTTTGGAATTACAAAAGCTATAGCTAATTACTTCACCGGTAGATTATCAAATAAGTTGGGTAGAAAAAAACTACTGATTATCGGTTGGTTATTTGCCATACCTGTCCCGCTTATCTTAATATTTGCCAACCAATGGTATTTAGTGGTGGTTGCTAATATATTTCTCGGTATTAACCAGGGGTTGGCCTGGAGTAGTACTGTAATAATGAAGATCGATCTTGTCGGTCAGAAGGAAAGAGGTCTGGCAATGGGGTTTAACGAAGCTGCCGGATACCTGGCAGTAGGTGTTGTAGCCTTTTTAACAGGATATATAGCTAATCATTATGCTGTCACTCCTTATCCTTTTTATTTAGGAATAGGGATAGCTGTAATGGGGCTTTTAATGTCATTGTTTTTAGCTAAGGATACCTCTAAATTTGCCGATCAGGAAAAGCCGGAACCTACACATACCCACCAGGGTAATATTTTTGTTGAAACTTCATTTAAAAACAGGACGCTTAGCTCGGTTACCCAGGCAGGCTTAGTTAACAATCTTAATGATGGAATGGTTTGGGGGCTCTTACCCGCACTTTTGTTTTCAATGGATTACAATAGCGAGCAAACTGGATTAATTACGGCTCTTTATCCTGCGATATGGGGTATTGGGCAATTATTCACCGGAAAAATGGCAGATGTTTTTTCACACAAGAAAATGCTTTTTTATGGTATGGGATTGCAGGGACTGGTAATCGTTCTCTTTGGTTTTATACAAGAGTATTATCTGTTTGTAACGTTGTCAATTTTGTTGGGTATAGGAACGGCCCTGGTTTACCCTACCTTCCTTACTGCTATTGCCAATAATACCAAGCCTGTCCAAAGAGCAGAATCTATCGGTGTGTTCCGGTTGTGGAGGGATATGGGATATGCTATAGGAGCGCTACTTTCCGGAGTAATTGCAGATTATATGGGGATGAATTATTCTATTCTGGCAATAGGTGTTTTGACCATTCTTTCTTCACTGATTATTAAATTCAGAATGCCTTGA
- a CDS encoding DUF805 domain-containing protein: MKWYSQVLKNYANFNGRARRKEYWMFVLFNFIFTLITLAIDAAIMYQFSFFIPVLTIAYSLAMMIPSIAVAIRRLHDVGKSGGYFLLAFLPIANIYYIILLLTAGEPNKNMFGEDPKNEKEFSSYDNIVSEA; this comes from the coding sequence ATGAAATGGTATTCACAAGTTTTAAAAAACTACGCTAATTTTAACGGAAGAGCTAGAAGAAAAGAATATTGGATGTTTGTTCTTTTTAACTTTATTTTCACACTAATCACTCTTGCAATTGATGCAGCCATCATGTATCAATTTAGCTTTTTTATCCCGGTTCTAACTATTGCTTACTCTCTCGCAATGATGATCCCATCTATTGCTGTGGCGATCAGAAGACTTCATGATGTTGGTAAAAGTGGAGGGTATTTTCTATTAGCTTTTCTTCCAATCGCCAACATTTATTATATCATTCTTTTGTTAACTGCAGGAGAACCAAATAAAAATATGTTTGGTGAAGACCCTAAAAATGAAAAGGAATTTTCTTCTTATGATAACATTGTTTCTGAAGCATAA